In the genome of Vicia villosa cultivar HV-30 ecotype Madison, WI unplaced genomic scaffold, Vvil1.0 ctg.000351F_1_1, whole genome shotgun sequence, one region contains:
- the LOC131627172 gene encoding uncharacterized protein LOC131627172, which produces MSKFKVIFYTRGKFVKDPELKYDGGEMYAFSGQDVDYWSFFEACDLVKSIDPEFDFKMVKMWWKHEEGSFEADLKPFRDDGDFAELAVYAIGHETEVEIYCEPKPDEGELTFMDSVRQKGKGKSCASEKEPLAECSGDSSDESIKDVHFDDSEEERMNGFENDFEEVVGVGKTSEIRSPPVTNNVVPNEPDNNIFITDEMGKAHVIKEEYMTDELDSGADDESGDDRPCVIRQFKDAILEHNVLNGREVKFEKNDANRCRVVCKDKDKCDYTMLCSRVLTSTTFRIKTLYSKHKCGRQFFNRCAKADWVAKVIVDGLKNNTNMKLNDVVADARLRYATEIPGCRAFKARKIARQIVEGDSSKQFNLLWSYGAELRRASPGNTFKLNTTCSGEGLNPRFERCYICFDGTKMALKKACRPFIGLDGCHLKHKYGGILLIAVGRDPNDQYLPIAFGVVENE; this is translated from the exons ATGTCTAAGTTTAAAGTAATTTTCTACACAAGGGGCAAGTTTGTAAAAGACCCTGAACTGAAATATGATGGTGGGGAAATGTATGCTTTTAGTGGTCAAGATGTTGACTATTGGTCTTTCTTTGAGGCATGTGATTTAGTGAAGAGTATTGACCCTGAGTTTGATTTTAAGATGGTTAAGATGTGGTGGAAACATGAAGAAGGATCGTTTGAAGCTGATTTAAAACCATTCAGAGATGATGGAGATTTTGCTGAGTTGGCTGTTTATGCTATTGGTCATGAAACTGAAGTTGAGATATATTGTGAGCCAAAACCAGATGAAGGAGAGCTGACTTTTATGGACTCTGTTAGGCAAAAAGGGAAGGGTAAGTCTTGTGCATCAGAGAAAGAACCATTAGCTGAATGCAGTGGAGATTCAAGTGATGAGTCTATCAAGGATGTACACTTTGATGACAGTGAGGAAGAAAGGATGAATGGGTTTGAAAATGACTTTGAGGAAGTAGTTGGTGTAGGTAAAACTAGTGAAATTAGGAGTCCACCTGTTACAAACAATGTTGTCCCTAATGAACCAGACAATAACATATTTATTACAGATGAGATGGGCAAGGCACATGTAATTAAGGAGGAATACATGACAGATGAATTGGATAGTGGAGCTGATGATGAAAGTGGTGATGATAGACCATGTGTTATAAG GCAGTTTAAAGATGCTATACTAGAGCACAATGTTCTTAATGGGAGGGAAGTTAAGTTTGAAAAGAATGATGCCAATAGATGTAGGGTTGTATGTAAGGATAAGGATAAGTGTGACTACACTATGCTATGTAGTAGAGTCCTAACATCCACTACTTTTAGGATTAAAACCTTGTATTCTAAGCACAAGTGTGGAAGACAATTCTTTAATAGATGTGCTAAAGCTGATTGGGTGGCTAAGGTAATTGTGGATGGGTTGAAGAACAACACAAATATGAAGTTGAATGATGTGGTAGCAGATGCTAGGCTTAGATATGCAACAGAAATCCCAGGTTGTAGGGCATTCAAGGCAAGGAAGATTGCTAGACAGATTGTGGAAGGTGACTCTAGTAAGCAATTCAACCTCCTTTGGTCTTATGGTGCTGAGTTAAGAAGGGCATCCCCGGGGAATACATTCAAACTCAACACAACATGTTCTGGTGAAGGGTTAAATCCAAGATTTGAGAGGTGTTATATCTGTTTTGATGGGACTAAGATGGCATTAAAAAAAGCATGCAGACCTTTCATTGGATTGGATGGATGTCACTTGAAGCACAAGTATGGTGGAATTCTGCTCATTGCTGTAGGAAGAGATCCAAATGATCAGTACTTGCCAATTGCATTTGGAGTTGTAGAAAATGAATAA